The DNA region ACATGGCCGCCGCGGCCACCAGCGATGCGGACAGCATGGCTCCCACTCCCGGCGGACTGCCGGACCGGGGCGAGGTCGTGTTCCGGCAGCTTTCGCTGTTCGTATTTCAGGTAGCCCTGGCGGAATTGCTGGAGTCGTGGGGGATTCGCGCGGACGCGGTGGCCGGACACGGGGCGGGGGAAATCGCGGCGGCGGTCATGTGCGGCGCGCTGTCGCTCGAGGACGCGGCGCGAGTCGCGGTGGCGCGGGCGCGGCTGCTGGCCCGGGCCGGTGGGGGCGGGGCCGGTGCCGTGCTCGAGGCGACGCCCGCAGAGGTGAATCGGCTGGTCGAGCCGATGCGCGCCGAGGTCGCGGTGGACGCGGTGGACGGCTCGAGCATCACCGTGTCGGGTGAACCGCGTTATGTCGACGCGCTGGTGCGGCGGGCCCACCGCCGGGCGATCTTCGCGCAGCGGCTCGCGGACGAGTCCCTGCCGGAACTGTCACATCTGCCGAAGGTCCGCGACCGTGCGGCCGAATTGTGTCGCGAGCTCGGCGATCTCACGCCTGCCATGCCGTGGCGGCCGCTCTACTCGACCACCCGACGCGGCATCGTGCTGGGCGCGGGCGACGGCCTGCGAACCGACGATCAGTACTGGACCGCGAATATCTCGAATGCGACGGAGCTGGTGGCGGCATTGGAAGCCGCAGCCGCCGACGGGGTTTCGACCGTGCTCGAGCTCGGGCCGGCTCCGGTGCTGACGCCCGCGGTCCGGGAGCGGGTCGCGCTGCGGGACGGGGCGCACGCCGTGCTGTCCGTGGACGACGAGGCGGGCAGCTTTCTGCGCACGATCGCACGGCTGTTCCTGGAGGGGCGGACCGTCGATTGGACCGCGCTGGGCCCGCACACGACCGCGCCGCCGCAAAGGCAGTGGCGGAGGCCGGATTCCGTCGATACCGGCGGGTGGCCCCGGGGTGGGTTCGCGGCGGACGGGCATCCGCCGGGGCCGGTGTTTCCCGAGGTGGAGATCCGGGCGGAGGGGACGTATGTGGTGGCGGGTGGGCTGGGCCCGCAGGGGGAGGCGGCGGTGCGGTGGCTGCTGGGGGCGGGGGCCCGGGACGTGGTGGTGCTGACGCGCACGCCGCGGCCGCTGCCGTCCCGGCTGACCGGGATGGAGGACCGGATCGTGATGATGCGGTGCGACTGCGCGGATCGCACCGACCTCGCGACCGCGTTGCAGGACATTCGGGAGTGCGGGTCGGCGGTGCGGGGCGTGGTGCACGCGTCGGGAGCGACGCGTCTGGTGGCGGCGACCAATCTGCTGGAGCTGACCGCGGCGGATCCCACCGACTTCACCGTGCTGCTGACCTCGGCGCCCGGCGCGGCCGAGCCGGCGTCGGTGCGGGAACTGGCGGCCGCGCAGGCGGATCGGCGGGTCATCTGCGTGGAGTGGGAGGTCGGGCCCGCCGCCTGAGGCATGATGACCGGATGGCGGATCCCGAGATCACGGTCCAGTGGAAGAAGGAGCCGGACGAGCACGACTACCCGGCCGCCGCGGACTACCTCGAAATGCTGGCCGAACCGGATGTCATCGAACAGGTGCTCCGGGCGCTGCGGGCCGCGCCCGTGACCCACAAGAAGGCCAAGGATCTGCTGCGCGCCTCGCAGCTCGAGATCCTGCCCAGCTACAACCCCTACGTCCGCCGCGACCTGGCCAAGATCACGAGCGGGAAGGCGCTCTCGCCGATCCTGGTGGTGCGCGGCGACTTCCGCAAGGGTGTGCCCATGCAGATCGTGGACGGCTACCACCGGGTGTGCGCCATCTACTACGCCGACGAGAACATCGCGATCCCGGTGAAGATCGCCTCGCTACCGTGAGCACCGCGTGAACTTCCAGACCCTCACCCTGATCACCGTGCTCGGCCTGGCCGGGCCCTGGCTGGCATGGCGGCAGTCCTGGCATCTGCCGCTCATCCTGGGCGAACTGCTGGCCGGAATCGTCTTCGGCACCACCGGCTTCGGCCTGCTGCATCCCGCCGACCCGACCTTCAACTTCCTCGCGGACGTGGGCTTCGCCGTGGTCATGTTCGTGGCGGGCACCCATGTGCCGGTGCGCGACGCCGCGATCCGCGCGGCGCTCGGGCGGGGCGCGGTGCGCGCGGCGGCGGTGGGCGTGCTGGCCATGCTCGCCGGGCAGGCCATGGCGGTCTGGTTCGATACCGGGCACGGACTGCTCTACGCGGTGCTCATCGCTTCCTCGTCGGCGGCCATCGTGCTGCCCATCATCGATTCCCAGGGCCTGGGCGGAAAGCCGGTCCTGGAGTTGACCGCTCAGGTCGCCATCGCCGACGCGGCGGCGGTGGTGGCGCTGCCGCTGGTGATCGATCCGGGCAATGCAGGGCGGGCCGCCGTCGGCGCGCTGCTGGTGGCCGGGGCCGCGCTGCTCGTCTACTGCTTCCTGCACTGGGTGGAGGAGTCCGGTATCCGGCACCGGCTGCACACGGTGTCCGAGGACCGGAAGTTCGCCCTCGAGCTGCGGGTCAGCCTGGCGTTGCTGTTCGCGCTAGGCGCGCTGGCCACCCGCAGCCATGTGTCGATCATGTTGGCGGGCTTCGCTCTCGGCCTGGCGGTGGCGGCCGTCGGCGAACCGCGTCGGGTGGCCAAGCAGCTCTTCGCTCTCAGCGACGGATTCCTGGCACCGCTGTTCTTCGTGTGGCTGGGCGCGCGCCTGAACCTGCGCGAGTTCGGCGACCACCCGTACCTGATCCTGCTGGGCCTGGCCCTGGGCGCAGGGGCGGTGCTGGCCCACGCGCTGATGCGGTGCCTGGGTCAGCCGGTGCCGTTGGGGGCCATCGCTTCGGCGCAGATCGGCGTGCCGGTCGCCGCCGTCACGGTCGGCACCCAACTGCATGTGCTGAAGCCGGGCGAACCGGCCGCGCTCATGCTCGGGGCCTTGGTGACCATTGCCGCAGCCGCGTGGGGTGCGCGAAGCGCGGCCCGCGGGACAACTGATTTCGCGAGGCGAGGGTAACTCGTCGGGGACGCCCAGAATCGGCTCGGCACCCGGCCGCCGGCCCGCGTGCACAACTGTTTACGGCTCTTAGCCGCGCGCTTAAGTCCCGGGGAGGCGGTGGAGCTTGTCGGTCTCGCGGCGTTCGCGCTTGGTGGGACGGCCCGCACCGCGATCCCGGCGCGGCTGCAGCGCGATCACCTGCGGATCCGGCGGGGGCGGGCTCTTGTCGATCATGCACTGCACGGCCACCGCCGCACCGACCCGCTTGGTGATGAGCTGCTCGACGATGACGATGCGTTCGAGTCCATTGACCCGGACCCGGATCTCGTCGCCGGGCTTCAGCGAATGCGCGGGTTTGACCGGCACGCCGTTGACCCGCACATGCCCGGAACGGCAGGCCGCGGCGGCCGCCGACCGGGTCTTGAAAAGCCGAACAGCCCAGGTCCAAGAATCAACTCGGGCCTGGGCCGTGGTGCTCAGTGGAGCAGAGGTCACGCTTTACAAGATACGGGTCACGCGTTGACGACGCGGCGGGCGGTGACCACCTGGCTCGCGTGCAGCGGCGTGTAGGAGACCGGGGTGCCGGACTGCACCGCGTTCAGCAGCTTGCCGTCGCCGGCGTAGATGCCGACGTGGCCGCCGCCGTTGGTGATGACGATGTCACCGGGCTGCAGGTCGTCGAAGGCCACCGGGGCGCCGACGTTGGACTGCTCGAAGCTGGTGCGGGGCAGCTCGATACCGGCCTGCTTGTAGGCCCACTGGACCAGGCCCGAGCAGTCGAAGCTGTAGGGACCGGTCGCGCCCCAGGAGTACTGGGCGCCGACCTTGGTCTCGGCCGCGTGCAGGGCGATGTCACCCACGGAGCTCGGCTTGTTGAAGATGGTCGGCAGCTGGAACTGCGGAGCGGGCGCGACCGCCGGGGCGCCGACCTGAGCGCCGCCGCCCAGAGCGCCGGGGGTCTGCAGCGCCGTCTCGGCGTCCTTGACCGTCTGGTTGAACTGCTGCACCTGGGGTGCGAATTCGTCCGGCACATCGAAGTTTCCGATGCCGGGGATTTCGACGGTGGCGGCCGTGGCGGTGATCGCCGGGAAGACACCAGTCGTCGTCGCCGCCATCGCACCCATCACGATGGCACCCTTAACGGAAGCCGGAAGCCGAGATTCCTGCTGCAAGCTGTGCTTACCCACTGAGACGCATCTCCGATCGTGCTGCTTGTAACCAAGCGGGCTGCCTCTCCGATGAAGCAACAGACTCCGCTAAGTCACGAGAAGATTACGACTCGGTCGCCCGGTTGTCTACCCGACGCGGGTGGCGTGTCGCATGTTTCCGAAAACGTCCCGCTTAACGGTCATTTCGGTGTAAAGAGCCATGGATCACGAGACGATATAGGTGATCGTTCCGGCCGTTATCAACCCTTCGCCTGGGCGGCCCGCTCCAGCTCGGCAATCCGCCGGCGCGCGTCGGCGAGGTCCACTTCCAACTGACCCAGGGCCATCACCAACGGGCCGACCGCGAGATCGGCCACCAGTTGCGGATCGTCGTACCCGCGCTCGATGGCGACCAGGATGTTGTTGCGGATGCGCGCGGCGACCACCGCCTCGGCGGGCACGTTCCAGGATTCGACCACCTCGGCGACGGTGGGGGGCTGTACGACTTCTTCCGACATGAACCCTCCTGCGCTGGAACCCAACGAATCAGGCATAAGGGTAGAGACCCCGGCGGACACCGCGGGCACATGTGTCGCATGCCGGTTGATAGCTGTCTCTACCGCCCGCCGTAGATACCCGGATATTCGGTGATCCCCGCGCTACGGTTGGGCCGCATGGACCCCGTCAAGAATCCGTACGCGCCCGGCGCGGGGCAACGGCCACCCGAACTCGCGGGCCGGGACCGGCAGCTCGCGGCCTTCGACATCGTGCTGGAACGGGTGGCGCGATCCCGGCCGGAACGCAGCGTGATGCTGACCGGACTGCGCGGCGTCGGAAAGACGGTGCTGCTGAACCAGCTTCGCTCGGCCGCCCGCACCCGCGGCTGGGGCACCGGCAAACTCGAGGCGCGACCGGATCAGGAACTGCGGCGGCCGCTGGCCTCGGCGCTGCACATGGCGGTGCGTTCGCTCGCGGCCGAGCACCGCAATCCGGAGCAGGTGGACGATTTCCTGGGGATCCTCAAGGCTTTCGCGCTGCGGTCCACCGCGGACAAGGGGATGCGGGACCGCTGGAACCCGGGCATCGACGTGCCCGCGGTGACCGGGCGGGCCGACTCCGGGGACATCGAGATCGATCTGGTGGAGCTGCTGATGGAGGCGGCGGCGCTGGTGCGCGACCAGGGCGTCGGGATCTCGGTGTTCATCGACGAGATGCAGGATCTCGGCGCGGCCGACATCTCCGCCATCTGCGGGGCCTGCCACGAATTGAGCCAGGACGCCGCGCCTTTGATCGTGGTCGGGGCGGGGCTGCCGCATCTGCCCGCGGTGCTGACCGCGTCCAAGAGCTACTCGGAGCGGTTGTTCTCCTATCACCGGATCGACCGGCTGGATCGGGAGTCGGCGGATCAGGCGCTGATCGCGCCCGCCGAGCGGGAGAACGTGGAGTACTCCACCGAGGCGCTGGACGCGTTGTACAAGAAGGCCGACGGCTACCCGTATTTCGTGCAGGCGTACGGCAAGGCGGCCTGGGACGCGGCGGC from Nocardia tengchongensis includes:
- a CDS encoding acyltransferase domain-containing protein, whose amino-acid sequence is MSIVGVGCRATGTDFDHEWFGMDRLAAAGLTPRQRTTLQVAVEALDDSGLGCLATGSPAAVVFGAIGGTNSAHHLSRALDLRGPSLTVDSQRASPLVAVDMGVRLLADESVPFVIAGGVDLTLLPDISDLRLPVSRDIDGDPSAGIGRCTVLVLQRTADALRTRTRRYAEIGGPGIGFREARSTDAHIALDDPARPGGAPEYDRGEEPPVLIPVAGLDPATIHHLALRWAVALGSYRSLREFAAATARLVPEPTRAAILARDSVEAAAQLRTLARRIATTSASFPPGHAPASSSPHGTPPTLTLPGTSVTDVFAPVQGKRAGGVLFLFAGTGANRRMGRTLAARYPVFATALTAAVDAVAAAGGPRVWTPRYGFDHMAAAATSDADSMAPTPGGLPDRGEVVFRQLSLFVFQVALAELLESWGIRADAVAGHGAGEIAAAVMCGALSLEDAARVAVARARLLARAGGGGAGAVLEATPAEVNRLVEPMRAEVAVDAVDGSSITVSGEPRYVDALVRRAHRRAIFAQRLADESLPELSHLPKVRDRAAELCRELGDLTPAMPWRPLYSTTRRGIVLGAGDGLRTDDQYWTANISNATELVAALEAAAADGVSTVLELGPAPVLTPAVRERVALRDGAHAVLSVDDEAGSFLRTIARLFLEGRTVDWTALGPHTTAPPQRQWRRPDSVDTGGWPRGGFAADGHPPGPVFPEVEIRAEGTYVVAGGLGPQGEAAVRWLLGAGARDVVVLTRTPRPLPSRLTGMEDRIVMMRCDCADRTDLATALQDIRECGSAVRGVVHASGATRLVAATNLLELTAADPTDFTVLLTSAPGAAEPASVRELAAAQADRRVICVEWEVGPAA
- a CDS encoding cation:proton antiporter, with the translated sequence MNFQTLTLITVLGLAGPWLAWRQSWHLPLILGELLAGIVFGTTGFGLLHPADPTFNFLADVGFAVVMFVAGTHVPVRDAAIRAALGRGAVRAAAVGVLAMLAGQAMAVWFDTGHGLLYAVLIASSSAAIVLPIIDSQGLGGKPVLELTAQVAIADAAAVVALPLVIDPGNAGRAAVGALLVAGAALLVYCFLHWVEESGIRHRLHTVSEDRKFALELRVSLALLFALGALATRSHVSIMLAGFALGLAVAAVGEPRRVAKQLFALSDGFLAPLFFVWLGARLNLREFGDHPYLILLGLALGAGAVLAHALMRCLGQPVPLGAIASAQIGVPVAAVTVGTQLHVLKPGEPAALMLGALVTIAAAAWGARSAARGTTDFARRG
- a CDS encoding RNA-binding S4 domain-containing protein, with the translated sequence MTSAPLSTTAQARVDSWTWAVRLFKTRSAAAAACRSGHVRVNGVPVKPAHSLKPGDEIRVRVNGLERIVIVEQLITKRVGAAVAVQCMIDKSPPPPDPQVIALQPRRDRGAGRPTKRERRETDKLHRLPGT
- a CDS encoding C40 family peptidase, producing MGAMAATTTGVFPAITATAATVEIPGIGNFDVPDEFAPQVQQFNQTVKDAETALQTPGALGGGAQVGAPAVAPAPQFQLPTIFNKPSSVGDIALHAAETKVGAQYSWGATGPYSFDCSGLVQWAYKQAGIELPRTSFEQSNVGAPVAFDDLQPGDIVITNGGGHVGIYAGDGKLLNAVQSGTPVSYTPLHASQVVTARRVVNA
- a CDS encoding ATP-binding protein, producing the protein MDPVKNPYAPGAGQRPPELAGRDRQLAAFDIVLERVARSRPERSVMLTGLRGVGKTVLLNQLRSAARTRGWGTGKLEARPDQELRRPLASALHMAVRSLAAEHRNPEQVDDFLGILKAFALRSTADKGMRDRWNPGIDVPAVTGRADSGDIEIDLVELLMEAAALVRDQGVGISVFIDEMQDLGAADISAICGACHELSQDAAPLIVVGAGLPHLPAVLTASKSYSERLFSYHRIDRLDRESADQALIAPAERENVEYSTEALDALYKKADGYPYFVQAYGKAAWDAAARSPISAEDVAVASPAAEEELAVGFFGSRYERATPAEREYMRAMADLSGDDGPVATSAVANELGRKPASLSPARDGLIKKGLIYSAERGTIGFTVPHFGRYLRGVQ